The following DNA comes from Metopolophium dirhodum isolate CAU chromosome 8, ASM1992520v1, whole genome shotgun sequence.
CGTCGTGTCCCGCCGCCTTCTTGTGGCCCTTGTGCTCTTTGTGGTGCTTGCCGTGATGGTGTTTGCCCTTCTTGCCCTTGTGGTCGTGATGGTGTCCGGCGTGTTTGTGGCCCTTCTTGTATTTCTTGCCCTCCTTGTGTCCGTGTTTGTGCTCGTAGCCGCCGTGCTTCTTGTGATGTCCCGAGTCATGGTGCTCGTCGTAGAACTTCTTGTTTTTCTTGAACTCGTCCAACTTGTGTACTTCGTGTTTTCCCTTGGTGCTGTGCCCCTTCTTGTACGCGCCCTTGTCTTCGAACTTGTGCCCCTTCTCGCCCTTCTCGCCCTTGTGGTGGTCATGGTAATAGCCGCCCTCGTCGTGGTGCTTCTTCTTGTGGCCGCCATGCTCCGCAAAATGTTTCTTCTTGTCCTCCTTCTTGTGGTGGCCCTTCTTGCCGTGGTGATTCGAGTGTTTCGATTTGTACCCCTTGTCGGCCTTTTTGCCCTTCTTGTTAAAGTGGTCTTCCTTGTGGCTAGAACCGCCGCCCTTTTTGAACTTTTTcgatttcttcttcttcttcttcttcttcttggaCGCAGCCGTGTCCAGGTCTGCGGCCGGGGCACCGGCCAAAGCCAACGATGACGCGGCTCCCACTGCGTCAAGGCCGACGGTGGACGCGGACACTGCCAGCGGCGGTGCCGGCGCCACAATCATCAGCCCGGATGACGGCTGTGGCCGCGTGGCCACCGCCGGAAGTCCCCCTGGATCGTCGACGGCCGCGGCAGGGGCGTGCCCCCGTGCATGGCAACACCAAACGCTCAACAGCACCAGACACCTGAACGCTACGCAGTGCATGGCTGTACAGTGTGCGGTGGTCGTTttaccttatattttatacaccgcCGCACTCCCACTAGCAAAAATGGCGACGACTATTgcaccgccgccaccgccgccaccgccaccaccgccgccgtcgttCAGCCTCCGCAGCCGGTCGAATCGCGAACGTCTCTGCGTGGCTGCTCATCCACGTCCACCCGCGGCGCCCGCTCACCCATACCGCTGCTGCACTGCAATAGCGTCTCCCCCGACCCCGACGACCTCTGCAACAGGTCGCGGTGCCGAGTATAAGTCCCCTCCTTCTGCCCTCGCCGcacaatatatgtataggtaggtccTTACCAGCTATATACTCATCGGGTGGAACGCGCGATGTACCTATACTTTGTCGTCACGAAAACTAAACACCCGAAGCCCGATCGACCCACAACCCGACCGATCCACCGACCCATacccaccgccgccgccgccgtcgtctgTGGTCAGATACGAGCGTGTGCCGACCACCGTTGTGTGCAGTTTTTTGTTTTGCGTAATTTCACAACAcgactattataaaataatattatgctaaaaagtaaaattcatatttgtgtaataaataggtaggtattaggtacatattttatggttattgGTTAGCTCTTGCGATTATCGCACGCTTTGTGACCCGACGACGGTGTAACGAACAACGATTTACCGTTCGACCTAATATCAAATTACACACATTATTCACTTGCGACTTTCCCGCGTCCTCAATAATCTacgtttgaaaattgaataaaacgcATCATCTGAAAACCAAGCACACTATTTTACATAGGAACTATTGACGACGGACTAGGAATCTCCATATTGTGTCTTACATAGGTAATATCGTGTAACGTatacagaaatatattatagttgattaTTAACTATAACACCGAAGTTTGGAAAAACTTTTGtgacgatcataatattatataataatataatgtgttaacataaaaaataatatattctgataCATGATTTACAAATTATGGAAAGATTATCCTTTTTAATTTGGTCCCAAAAAATAGGGCACCCGCAGAAATGTAAACCGGTGGAGAGGGGGGAGGGAGGTGGCAATGTTAAAAAAGCTCTGATAACACAgcatatactattttttttgctttttacgagtgttaaaacaattaatattaactaaaagcCGTGCCTCTCGGTACCCCCCGATTGGATTTCGGCTttagaataaaatcaattaataattatacctaaaggtgatttaaaaaaaaaaataaatagcatgGCAGTTACGATTGTTTGTAAAAAGACACACTCTGCTGAATAGCGTTTGGAAGTTAATTAACCGATGTTCAGACCAAAAATTCGTTGTTTTTAAGTGTTGGGTCGCGCCG
Coding sequences within:
- the LOC132951377 gene encoding histidine-rich glycoprotein-like — translated: MHCVAFRCLVLLSVWCCHARGHAPAAAVDDPGGLPAVATRPQPSSGLMIVAPAPPLAVSASTVGLDAVGAASSLALAGAPAADLDTAASKKKKKKKKKSKKFKKGGGSSHKEDHFNKKGKKADKGYKSKHSNHHGKKGHHKKEDKKKHFAEHGGHKKKHHDEGGYYHDHHKGEKGEKGHKFEDKGAYKKGHSTKGKHEVHKLDEFKKNKKFYDEHHDSGHHKKHGGYEHKHGHKEGKKYKKGHKHAGHHHDHKGKKGKHHHGKHHKEHKGHKKAAGHDEKYGHKKDYAKKGGHDEHKKWKFSKKQ